The proteins below are encoded in one region of Sporosarcina sp. FSL K6-1508:
- a CDS encoding RNA polymerase sigma factor, translating to MEEPSRIEKVNNGSLVAFEEWMDIYSCDIERFAFQYGYSPEQSGKVAEATFGKIVTVVKTYVNEDNIQLELYKIAVEKCTLSELISPLPSGILAFEEDEQLHHQIVQLTREERLVFILSRFHSMSDEEVAVIIGISVDEVRRSLTATFYHLKGGNLEKRLEFLDKSYRRVRSSFRKEMVFRDPVKNLTEVRVEKKSITKKVLFSWIAGVLLLIILLTISVVTSDEYKKSSDEKYLARLKTSFENEIATKFKTLGLVEPKREEQEFYGDMNGHDERQQFEELTKKLQMQITANERINRGNVQEQYEEIMANLEYPSEMIAKLLKNPLTDDRAASEAFIKAYINEVNWISSLYGVALYEYEGVISEKLENGTIDVEKLLLKKNTYPEELRKVLGTMEDQNLGLFNDSEWNYLYPIYLESEVGSAIRDSIHEDFKGYITFLETNPINYSAIHSESTLRQMADYIVELENVLLTDQQEDRSYQNVLNYYNNLFYEGFIRNEDGRLRGSDGKLKKEYRSAWGKLANTGEDSPSAYIMKQIVKEMEESDWETSDSLERLEHHHLYDAVGLAKRGDLHLFSFESAIQENGNEVAVNDPEYVREVETTYVNFSKGHMYSTLAGVKPLVVFGAYLYANEQEDPKTMWHLTNYESISLTEEEYITNWKKQKYDVGEADTLFAEMGPITLNDVPIIPISYRDGEDLIYDGWLIWDEGIGIWLIETAPEAIVEQ from the coding sequence ATGGAAGAACCTAGTCGGATTGAAAAGGTGAATAATGGGAGTCTTGTAGCATTTGAAGAGTGGATGGATATTTACTCATGTGACATTGAACGGTTTGCTTTTCAGTATGGCTATTCTCCAGAGCAATCCGGCAAAGTGGCTGAGGCAACTTTTGGAAAAATAGTTACGGTAGTAAAAACTTATGTAAATGAAGATAATATCCAACTTGAGCTATATAAAATAGCGGTCGAAAAGTGCACGCTTTCTGAATTGATTAGTCCACTTCCAAGTGGCATTTTGGCCTTTGAGGAAGACGAACAGCTACATCATCAGATTGTCCAGTTAACAAGGGAAGAGAGGTTAGTGTTCATTCTTTCTCGGTTTCATAGTATGAGTGACGAAGAAGTGGCAGTGATTATTGGAATTTCGGTGGATGAAGTACGGCGTTCACTCACTGCCACCTTCTATCATCTGAAAGGTGGGAATTTGGAAAAGAGGCTAGAATTTCTCGATAAATCATATAGGAGAGTCCGCTCTTCATTCAGAAAAGAAATGGTTTTTCGGGATCCGGTTAAAAATTTGACAGAAGTTCGAGTTGAAAAGAAATCAATAACAAAGAAGGTTCTTTTTTCATGGATTGCTGGTGTTCTTTTACTAATTATCCTGCTTACAATTTCAGTCGTGACAAGCGACGAATACAAGAAGTCTTCCGATGAAAAGTATCTAGCGCGCTTGAAAACTTCTTTTGAAAATGAAATAGCAACAAAGTTCAAGACATTAGGGCTCGTTGAACCTAAAAGGGAAGAGCAAGAATTCTACGGAGACATGAACGGGCATGACGAACGTCAACAGTTTGAGGAGTTAACAAAGAAACTTCAAATGCAAATAACTGCCAATGAAAGGATAAACAGGGGAAACGTGCAGGAACAGTACGAAGAAATTATGGCAAATTTGGAATACCCTTCCGAAATGATTGCTAAGCTTTTGAAAAATCCATTGACGGATGACAGAGCTGCAAGTGAGGCGTTTATAAAGGCGTATATAAACGAAGTCAACTGGATTAGTAGTTTGTATGGTGTTGCCTTATACGAATATGAAGGTGTAATTTCAGAAAAACTTGAAAATGGAACGATAGATGTTGAAAAACTACTTCTGAAAAAAAATACATATCCAGAAGAGCTTAGAAAAGTTTTGGGAACAATGGAAGATCAAAACCTTGGGCTCTTCAATGACTCAGAATGGAATTACCTCTATCCTATATATTTGGAAAGTGAAGTGGGTTCGGCGATACGAGATTCAATTCATGAAGATTTTAAAGGATATATAACGTTTTTGGAAACAAATCCAATTAATTATTCGGCAATTCATTCGGAATCGACTCTTCGACAAATGGCAGATTACATCGTAGAACTAGAGAATGTATTACTTACTGATCAACAAGAGGATCGTTCCTATCAAAATGTGCTTAATTATTATAACAACCTGTTTTATGAGGGATTTATTCGAAATGAAGATGGTCGGTTAAGGGGAAGTGATGGGAAATTGAAAAAAGAGTACCGTTCAGCTTGGGGAAAACTGGCTAACACGGGAGAAGACTCGCCATCGGCCTACATTATGAAACAAATCGTGAAAGAAATGGAAGAGAGTGACTGGGAGACGTCGGATAGTTTAGAACGGCTTGAGCACCATCATCTCTATGATGCTGTGGGTCTCGCCAAAAGAGGAGACCTCCACCTATTTTCTTTTGAAAGTGCCATACAAGAAAACGGGAACGAAGTGGCAGTCAATGATCCTGAGTACGTTCGAGAAGTCGAAACGACTTACGTTAATTTCTCAAAGGGACATATGTATAGTACTTTGGCTGGCGTTAAGCCATTAGTCGTATTCGGCGCCTATCTGTATGCCAATGAACAAGAAGATCCAAAGACGATGTGGCATCTGACTAATTATGAATCTATTTCGCTTACGGAGGAAGAATACATTACTAATTGGAAGAAACAGAAGTACGACGTTGGAGAGGCGGATACTTTATTCGCGGAGATGGGGCCCATTACATTAAATGACGTTCCGATTATCCCAATTAGTTATAGGGATGGAGAAGACCTTATCTATGATGGGTGGTTAATTTGGGATGAAGGGATAGGAATATGGTTGATTGAAACAGCTCCGGAAGCTATCGTAGAGCAGTGA
- a CDS encoding RNA polymerase sigma factor codes for MEEFDLIQKVRAGEIEAFEKWMDIYSVDIECFAVQYGCSVKQVGEVAEETFRNLHNQLDSLNNEESLVCALYKNALTSVKHVQQADRTNEMIFPFEEDQELHDRIAQLGTAIKVPFILSRFHKLTDFEIAAITDTSVEIVERAITEASHNLEVAQLDKKLEFLYKSYGRITTSFRKEQVLAKPQKEIQATGKLKQTLSKKAIISWIAGVLVLLILVAVPVVTGEEYKKASAERYIERLKATFEKEIDSRYIQLGLTKLTEKDRIVLGHNMFDDQAREEFEAMTSRYERVIAETGTLNKKKINEEYKEIIKTVELPSEMAEQLVKNSHANDKVKSEEFIKDYLKQYDIIQQAYYMIFIKHEQVITDAIGSEGRSLEKFMEKKDTYPEDLQKALDGMIKQNIYPTFINEWGIVSPSYGSNDFSAKIRSSIHKDLGGFFTLLESGPFVSYPGLSHSLNDSVDYLLDMEKTLMATTMDDEKTYMLGGAYSELFYEIIGGEDPDSILGTDGKVKKEFRKAWKRIESAEEESPSAYFMKMISSEMKAGDWTGSESRNRFQPFQLKRALKLTKSGELDTSKKDGINKPETDIEMVSFPNHYFEKTVRDTYYSFSSKLDQSELQGVSPLVILGVYFFANDQEDPETMWHLYSETQISATLEEFTEEWRPLDMNFFSLDTLNFNGIEEVAGSIGFYRGNEYVNGAQMVLNNDLVWEIDHIDLDMLLVE; via the coding sequence CGTTTAGAAATTTACATAATCAGCTGGATTCCCTTAACAATGAAGAATCGCTTGTTTGTGCACTATATAAAAATGCATTAACTAGTGTTAAACATGTTCAACAAGCTGATCGAACGAATGAAATGATATTCCCTTTTGAGGAGGATCAGGAATTACATGACCGGATTGCCCAGCTTGGAACTGCGATTAAAGTACCTTTTATACTATCGAGGTTTCATAAACTGACTGATTTTGAGATTGCAGCAATTACAGATACTTCTGTGGAAATCGTGGAACGAGCAATTACTGAAGCGTCCCATAACTTAGAAGTTGCGCAATTAGATAAAAAGCTGGAATTCCTTTATAAGTCATATGGGCGAATAACGACTTCATTCAGAAAAGAGCAGGTTTTGGCAAAACCGCAAAAGGAGATACAGGCGACTGGGAAATTGAAACAAACGCTATCTAAGAAGGCCATAATATCCTGGATTGCAGGGGTACTCGTTCTTCTCATTCTTGTAGCAGTCCCAGTTGTTACAGGGGAAGAGTATAAAAAAGCTTCAGCAGAAAGATATATTGAACGGCTGAAAGCTACGTTTGAGAAGGAAATTGATAGCCGTTATATCCAATTGGGTCTGACGAAATTGACTGAAAAAGATAGGATCGTATTGGGTCATAATATGTTCGATGACCAAGCACGTGAAGAATTCGAGGCGATGACGAGCAGATACGAACGCGTTATTGCTGAAACGGGAACACTGAATAAAAAGAAGATTAATGAGGAGTACAAAGAAATAATAAAAACAGTAGAGTTACCATCTGAAATGGCTGAGCAACTAGTTAAAAATTCACATGCGAACGATAAGGTGAAAAGCGAGGAATTCATAAAGGACTATTTGAAACAGTATGACATAATCCAACAAGCGTATTACATGATATTTATAAAACATGAACAAGTTATCACGGATGCAATCGGTAGTGAAGGCAGATCTCTCGAGAAGTTTATGGAGAAAAAAGATACCTATCCTGAAGACTTGCAAAAAGCATTGGATGGAATGATTAAACAAAACATCTACCCAACTTTTATAAATGAATGGGGAATAGTATCTCCAAGTTACGGCAGTAATGATTTCAGTGCTAAAATCCGATCCTCAATTCATAAAGATTTAGGTGGTTTTTTTACATTATTGGAATCCGGCCCTTTCGTCTCTTATCCGGGCCTATCACATTCTCTTAATGATTCGGTTGATTATTTATTGGATATGGAAAAAACCTTGATGGCGACAACGATGGATGATGAAAAAACGTACATGCTCGGTGGGGCTTACAGCGAACTCTTTTATGAAATCATAGGAGGGGAGGATCCCGATAGTATATTGGGAACTGATGGTAAGGTGAAAAAGGAGTTTCGTAAGGCTTGGAAAAGAATAGAATCTGCTGAAGAGGAGTCACCGTCAGCTTACTTTATGAAAATGATTAGTAGCGAAATGAAGGCGGGAGACTGGACTGGATCGGAAAGCCGTAATCGTTTTCAACCATTTCAACTTAAGCGGGCGTTGAAACTTACTAAAAGTGGAGAACTTGATACTTCTAAAAAGGATGGAATTAATAAACCCGAGACGGATATTGAGATGGTGTCATTTCCTAATCATTACTTTGAGAAGACAGTTAGAGATACTTACTATTCATTCTCGTCGAAACTTGACCAATCTGAATTACAGGGGGTAAGTCCTTTGGTTATTTTAGGTGTCTATTTTTTTGCAAATGATCAAGAAGATCCAGAAACAATGTGGCATCTATACAGTGAAACACAAATTTCAGCCACGCTTGAAGAATTTACCGAAGAATGGAGGCCATTAGACATGAATTTTTTTAGTCTAGATACTCTCAATTTTAATGGTATCGAAGAAGTGGCAGGTTCAATCGGATTTTACCGCGGAAATGAGTATGTTAACGGTGCACAGATGGTTTTGAATAATGATTTAGTATGGGAAATCGATCATATTGACTTAGATATGCTGCTAGTTGAATAA